TAATTTTGCGACGTGACAGATCGATCAGCGTCGGTTCAATCGAGCGGTCTTACAAGGAGGTTGAACGGCAAAAGAAGGGCGATCCTCTTCGCTATTTTTCGACCAATGCCATCAGGATCGACAAGCCTTCAACCCGAAGGAAGCATCCAGGAAAAAGACCTAGCGAACTAGGGGCAGTAGCCTTGTCTGCGCTTCTTGATGAACGCGACCCCCGCACCTCGCACAGAAAAGTCAAGGGTAGAAAAGAGTCGTAAAAATGCCCTTAGACCGAGTTACTTCCAAGAATCACTCTGAGTCGGCCGGAATTCGGCGGACTCATAGGGATCAGAGATGGAAAGTCAGAAAGTCGAAGTCCTGCTTCGCAGGAATGAAGTAGAGCGTCGCACCGGAATCAGCCGCAGCCAGTTGTTCGAGCTGATCCGGCGCAAGGAATTCCCCGCCCCGATTCCCCTGGTTGGTCGTACCCGAGCATGGGTCGAGTCCGACGTTTCTGCATGGATTGCGGGCCGGATTGAAGCTGCCCGTACCGCGAGTTGCCCGCGATGAATGCAAGGGCTGCGAAGGGATCAACGCCTACACGTGCTGCGGCTATGAGTGACGCCCGCCCGCTGACCTATGGCGAGATCGCCGACCAATTCCGCACCGCCATGCACGCGGCCGGTATCGAGACCGATGCGACGATTGATGCCGACGGCAAGCTGCATCGCTTCCGCGTGACCGGGGATCGGCGAGACCAGCGCAACGGCTGGTATGTGCTGCATAGCGACGGCGTGCCGGCCGGCGAGTTCGGCTGTTGGAAGCGCGGCCTGTCCGAGACCTGGCACGCCAACATCGGGCGCGAGTTGGACGAAGCCGAGCGCGAGACCAACCGGGCGCGGCTGGAAGCGATCCGGCGCGACCGTGAAGCCGAGACTCAGCGAGTGCGAGCCGAAGCCCGCAATAAGGCCGCGAAGCTGTGGGAAGAAGCCAACCCGAAGCCGTCTGCGAAACATCCTTACCTGGCGAAAAAGCAGGTACGCGGCTATGGCATTCGGCAGCTAGGCAAGGCGCTGGTGATCCCCGTTAGCGATGCCGACGGCGCACTGCATGGCCTGCAGTTCATCCAAGAAAACGGCACCAAGCGCTTCACGTCCGGTATGGAAAAAGCGGGCCACTATCACGCCATCGGCGAACCCGGTG
This region of Nevskia ramosa DSM 11499 genomic DNA includes:
- a CDS encoding helix-turn-helix transcriptional regulator, whose amino-acid sequence is MESQKVEVLLRRNEVERRTGISRSQLFELIRRKEFPAPIPLVGRTRAWVESDVSAWIAGRIEAARTASCPR